The proteins below come from a single Cylindrospermopsis raciborskii Cr2010 genomic window:
- the cbiE gene encoding precorrin-6y C5,15-methyltransferase (decarboxylating) subunit CbiE encodes MHKWLSIIGIGEDGIAGLSKTAILFVDQAEILVGGERHLAMLPPDDGRKKISWNSPFGNSIQQVIQYRNQNKLVCVLSSGDPMCYGVGASLIRYIPKEEITIIPTNSAFSLACSRLGWNYSEVETVSVCGRPVSLLASYIYPNAKLLILSEGKHTPAIVANILTTRGYGGSKITVLEKMGGVNERILTGLAQSWHETEIADLNTMAVECIAQRGICGLSRLPGLPDDAFHHDGQLTKREVRSLTLSTLAPLPGELLWDIGSGCGSISIEWMRTNIRCAAVAIEQNSMRSHYIADNANALGTPNLQIIRGQAPQVLGDLPTPDAIFIGGGISTPGLLEECWNSLSPGGRIMANVVTLEGEKTLFTWYEQVGGSFTRISIQRAQPLGKFLGWKAMSPVTQWVARKS; translated from the coding sequence ATGCACAAGTGGTTATCAATAATAGGTATAGGTGAAGACGGAATTGCTGGATTAAGTAAAACGGCTATTTTATTTGTTGATCAAGCTGAGATTTTGGTAGGTGGGGAGCGTCATTTAGCTATGTTACCTCCGGATGATGGGAGGAAAAAAATTTCCTGGAACTCTCCCTTTGGTAATTCTATTCAACAGGTTATACAATATAGAAACCAGAACAAGTTAGTATGTGTTCTATCTAGTGGAGACCCTATGTGCTATGGAGTGGGAGCCAGTTTAATTAGGTATATTCCTAAAGAAGAAATCACTATTATTCCCACCAACTCAGCTTTTAGTTTAGCTTGTTCTCGATTAGGCTGGAACTACTCAGAAGTGGAAACCGTAAGTGTATGTGGTCGTCCAGTTTCCTTACTGGCATCTTATATTTACCCTAATGCCAAACTACTGATTTTAAGTGAGGGTAAACACACACCAGCAATAGTGGCTAATATTTTAACTACCCGGGGTTATGGTGGTAGTAAAATTACGGTTTTAGAAAAGATGGGTGGTGTGAACGAGAGGATTTTAACCGGTTTAGCTCAAAGTTGGCACGAGACAGAAATTGCCGATTTAAACACCATGGCCGTAGAATGTATTGCCCAGAGGGGAATATGTGGGTTATCCAGACTACCTGGTTTGCCTGATGATGCTTTTCATCATGATGGACAGTTAACTAAACGAGAAGTCAGATCCCTCACCCTATCAACTTTAGCTCCCTTACCTGGGGAACTGCTGTGGGATATTGGATCAGGTTGTGGGTCTATTTCCATAGAGTGGATGCGAACTAATATTAGATGTGCAGCAGTAGCTATTGAACAAAACTCCATGCGATCGCACTACATAGCGGATAATGCCAATGCTTTGGGTACACCGAACTTGCAAATTATTCGTGGTCAAGCACCCCAGGTGCTGGGGGATCTACCCACCCCTGATGCCATTTTTATTGGTGGAGGAATCAGCACACCAGGATTGCTAGAGGAATGTTGGAATTCTCTATCTCCTGGGGGGAGAATAATGGCTAATGTGGTCACCTTAGAGGGAGAAAAAACATTATTTACGTGGTATGAACAGGTGGGAGGTAGTTTTACCCGGATTTCCATTCAACGGGCCCAACCCCTGGGCAAATTTTTGGGTTGGAAGGCAATGTCTCCGGTTACCCAATGGGTAGCACGCAAATCCTAA
- a CDS encoding DUF6679 family protein, which translates to MLHRKIYQLCCDGREVCVFLRDQQRWIERARIIDIEGDLVTLRYETDEEDEVCSWEEMVRLESIGSVTQKLASVPRGNVDPLMTEDCPESERIHNRFTDLNPDS; encoded by the coding sequence ATGCTACACCGCAAGATTTATCAACTGTGTTGCGATGGGCGGGAGGTATGTGTTTTTTTGCGGGATCAGCAACGCTGGATAGAGCGGGCCCGCATTATTGATATAGAGGGTGATCTCGTGACTCTACGTTATGAAACCGACGAAGAGGACGAAGTCTGTTCTTGGGAAGAAATGGTTCGCTTGGAGAGTATTGGCTCTGTAACTCAGAAGTTAGCTTCTGTACCACGCGGAAATGTGGACCCCTTGATGACAGAGGACTGTCCTGAGTCTGAACGTATCCATAACCGATTTACAGATCTCAATCCTGATTCCTAG
- a CDS encoding MBL fold metallo-hydrolase yields the protein MANELECLLYSVQHEDEGVCVIVRMGPHRILLDCGAADISSITQENSPADLVLISHAHPDHCRGLLSLNRAFPLLPIYTSEVTSKLLPLNWTELETTENLTFCQALPLRSPIEVEENLVVELFPAGHLPGAVAILLTYQGSERDYKLLYTGDFFLSNSRLVDGLRLEELRGLNLDVLLVEGSYGTSRHPHRRHQENQIAERINRAIIDKSSVLLPTPALGLGQELLMLLRSHHNFTGQDIDIWVDGEVGTGCDAYLELLSHLPASVQNFARHQPLFWDERVRPRVRRLKVEDLDTLGSSPCIVLTDYKSDLNKYIKHGNGASWVVLFPEKMASDLDNPLVQTETYLLAQHSDGPGTTQLIHNLRPQHVVFIHGDPTYLADLTTLEELQNRYHVHSPPGGTLVELPIGETLIQSPVPEANYQGELTELETIITIILPREIREDPRWQDFADTGLVEARWQGEDLVLKGLSQRDLLNRNSLDTAKNKYQYNWSEIECCGTCKHQRGQRCWNAAAPLYNFKVTLEGYCPAFERLSENES from the coding sequence GTGGCCAACGAATTAGAATGTTTACTCTATAGTGTTCAGCACGAGGATGAGGGGGTGTGTGTCATAGTCAGAATGGGCCCCCACCGCATTCTCTTAGACTGCGGTGCGGCTGATATTTCTTCCATCACTCAGGAAAACTCACCAGCAGATTTGGTCTTGATTAGCCATGCACACCCAGATCACTGCCGGGGACTGCTATCATTAAATCGCGCCTTCCCTCTGTTGCCTATTTACACTAGTGAAGTAACTAGTAAGTTGTTACCCTTAAACTGGACAGAACTAGAAACAACAGAAAATCTCACCTTTTGTCAAGCACTCCCTTTGCGATCGCCTATTGAAGTAGAAGAAAATCTAGTGGTGGAATTATTCCCTGCGGGTCATCTTCCCGGTGCTGTGGCAATTTTACTCACCTACCAAGGTTCAGAAAGAGACTACAAACTGCTCTACACAGGGGATTTTTTCCTTTCTAACTCCCGGTTGGTAGATGGTCTAAGATTAGAAGAACTCAGGGGTTTAAATTTGGATGTGCTGTTAGTTGAGGGTAGTTATGGAACATCTCGCCACCCCCATCGTCGTCATCAGGAAAATCAAATTGCAGAAAGAATCAATCGGGCCATCATAGATAAGTCCTCTGTACTGCTACCTACACCAGCGCTGGGGTTAGGTCAGGAATTGTTGATGTTGTTACGCTCCCACCATAATTTCACTGGACAGGACATAGATATTTGGGTTGATGGTGAAGTAGGAACTGGTTGTGATGCTTATTTAGAGCTTTTATCCCATTTACCTGCATCAGTACAGAATTTTGCTCGTCACCAACCCTTATTTTGGGATGAGCGAGTGCGTCCTCGGGTGCGACGACTAAAGGTTGAGGATTTAGACACCCTGGGAAGTTCACCCTGCATTGTCCTAACGGATTATAAATCGGATTTAAATAAATATATTAAGCATGGGAATGGTGCTTCCTGGGTAGTTCTATTCCCAGAAAAGATGGCCAGTGATCTAGACAACCCCCTGGTTCAAACGGAAACATACCTTTTAGCTCAGCATAGTGATGGACCGGGGACAACCCAATTAATACATAACTTACGTCCCCAGCATGTAGTATTTATTCATGGTGATCCCACTTACTTAGCTGACCTAACTACCCTAGAAGAACTACAAAATCGTTATCACGTACACTCACCCCCTGGGGGAACCTTAGTTGAATTGCCAATTGGGGAAACACTAATACAATCCCCAGTCCCAGAAGCCAATTATCAGGGAGAATTAACCGAACTAGAAACAATTATTACCATTATCTTGCCCAGAGAAATTAGAGAGGATCCACGTTGGCAGGATTTTGCTGATACTGGCTTAGTAGAAGCCCGTTGGCAGGGAGAAGATTTGGTTCTAAAAGGTTTATCTCAACGAGATTTATTAAACAGGAACAGCTTAGACACCGCCAAAAATAAATACCAATATAACTGGTCTGAAATTGAATGCTGTGGAACTTGTAAGCACCAAAGAGGACAACGGTGTTGGAATGCCGCTGCCCCGTTATATAACTTTAAGGTTACTCTTGAAGGATACTGTCCAGCTTTCGAGCGCTTATCTGAGAATGAATCCTAG
- the rsmA gene encoding 16S rRNA (adenine(1518)-N(6)/adenine(1519)-N(6))-dimethyltransferase RsmA, translating to MVRPQKQFAQHWLRSEKALNSIVKAAECQVNDRILEIGPGTGILTKRLLPLVDSLLAVEIDRDLCELLAKKLGARENFLLLQGDFLTLGIASQVTAFPKFQRQNKVVANIPYNITGPIIEKLLGTIADPNPQPFDSIVLLIQKEVAQRLYAKPGSRNFGALSVRVQYLAECEFICTVPASAFYPPPKVDSAVVRLLPRNIEIGANDPKLLENMVKLGFGCKRKMLRNNLQSVIDRESLTKLLEGLNINPHVRAEEISVSQWVSLVNSLNTTSLMSVHTQPK from the coding sequence ATGGTAAGACCACAAAAACAGTTTGCTCAACATTGGTTAAGAAGTGAAAAAGCACTAAACTCCATTGTTAAAGCTGCTGAATGTCAAGTAAATGATAGGATTTTAGAAATTGGTCCGGGAACCGGAATTCTCACTAAGCGGTTGCTACCCTTAGTTGATTCCTTGCTAGCAGTAGAAATTGATCGAGACCTGTGTGAACTACTGGCCAAAAAACTGGGTGCAAGAGAAAACTTTTTACTTCTCCAGGGTGATTTTCTCACTCTTGGTATAGCATCTCAAGTGACCGCTTTTCCTAAATTCCAAAGACAAAATAAAGTGGTTGCCAATATTCCCTACAATATTACAGGTCCAATTATCGAAAAACTTTTGGGTACTATTGCTGATCCTAATCCCCAACCCTTTGATTCCATTGTATTACTTATCCAAAAGGAGGTGGCACAAAGACTATATGCTAAACCCGGTTCCAGAAATTTTGGAGCCCTATCTGTGAGAGTACAGTATTTAGCGGAATGCGAGTTCATCTGTACAGTCCCCGCCAGTGCATTTTATCCACCGCCAAAAGTAGATTCTGCGGTAGTGCGTTTATTACCCAGAAATATAGAAATAGGAGCTAATGATCCTAAACTGTTGGAAAATATGGTTAAATTGGGGTTCGGGTGCAAACGAAAAATGCTCAGAAATAATTTGCAATCAGTAATTGACCGTGAGTCCCTGACTAAATTACTGGAGGGATTAAACATTAATCCTCATGTTCGGGCGGAGGAAATCAGCGTATCTCAATGGGTATCACTGGTTAATTCCCTGAATACAACGTCTTTGATGTCTGTTCATACTCAACCGAAATAA
- the ispE gene encoding 4-(cytidine 5'-diphospho)-2-C-methyl-D-erythritol kinase produces the protein MRQYSLIAPAKINLYLEIIGARADGYHELAMILQSISLADQIDLHAANTQTIRVFCDHPQIPTDESNLAHRAAVLMASNFPTAFSNFGGVDITVKKRIPVAAGLAGGSTNAAAVLVGIDLLWGLGLTQSQLEELGANLGSDVPFCIGGGTAIATGRGEQLSPLPSLNNMYLVLAKYKSLAVSTPWAYQTYREQFGAEYIKNHQDFTQRTKAVHAAEIVQAIAVQDLGGISHNLHNDLEKVVLPAYPQVLQLRELFAKQPEVLGTMMSGSGPSVFAIVESKQDAETVKEKITVAINNSDLELFVTQTIGHGIQLETRH, from the coding sequence ATGCGTCAATACAGTTTAATTGCACCTGCAAAAATCAACCTATACTTAGAAATCATTGGTGCTCGTGCTGATGGCTATCATGAGTTAGCAATGATTTTACAAAGCATTAGTTTAGCAGACCAAATAGATTTACATGCAGCCAATACACAAACAATTAGAGTTTTTTGTGACCACCCTCAAATACCTACAGATGAAAGTAATTTAGCACACCGGGCAGCAGTGCTGATGGCCAGTAATTTTCCTACTGCTTTTAGTAACTTTGGTGGAGTTGATATTACAGTGAAAAAAAGGATTCCCGTAGCTGCAGGTTTAGCTGGGGGTTCCACAAATGCAGCAGCGGTGTTAGTAGGTATAGACCTACTTTGGGGTTTAGGATTAACTCAATCTCAATTGGAAGAATTAGGAGCAAACCTGGGTTCAGACGTACCTTTTTGTATTGGTGGAGGAACAGCAATTGCTACTGGAAGGGGTGAGCAACTTTCTCCCCTTCCCAGTTTAAATAACATGTATTTAGTCTTAGCCAAATATAAAAGTTTAGCTGTGTCTACCCCCTGGGCCTATCAAACCTATCGTGAGCAATTTGGTGCCGAGTATATAAAAAATCATCAAGACTTTACCCAGCGTACCAAAGCAGTTCATGCAGCAGAAATTGTCCAAGCCATTGCAGTTCAGGATCTAGGGGGAATTAGTCATAACCTGCACAATGATTTAGAAAAGGTTGTCTTACCAGCTTATCCCCAGGTTCTACAACTACGGGAACTATTTGCCAAACAACCAGAGGTTTTAGGAACAATGATGTCAGGCTCGGGACCTTCAGTATTTGCTATTGTAGAATCAAAACAGGATGCTGAAACAGTTAAAGAAAAAATCACAGTAGCTATTAATAATAGTGATTTAGAATTGTTTGTAACCCAAACAATTGGTCATGGCATCCAATTAGAAACCAGGCATTAA
- a CDS encoding DUF3082 domain-containing protein, with protein sequence MKEPLKSAQDTNAPPTPLRCITGATISGGLAFAMYSLMIAIATTFASKPIHSDNQIVINIASAVRTLVVGVVALGMGIFSIVAIGLLALAIQLLIQGKNS encoded by the coding sequence ATGAAAGAACCGTTAAAATCCGCACAGGATACGAACGCTCCACCAACACCATTAAGATGTATAACTGGAGCAACAATTTCCGGGGGACTGGCTTTTGCCATGTATTCCCTAATGATTGCTATAGCTACTACCTTTGCTAGTAAACCCATTCATTCCGATAACCAAATAGTTATTAATATTGCCTCCGCAGTTCGTACCTTAGTGGTAGGTGTGGTAGCTTTGGGAATGGGAATTTTTAGCATAGTGGCCATAGGTTTATTGGCTTTAGCTATCCAGTTATTAATCCAAGGGAAAAATAGTTAA